A single Strix aluco isolate bStrAlu1 chromosome 38, bStrAlu1.hap1, whole genome shotgun sequence DNA region contains:
- the WIZ gene encoding protein Wiz isoform X3 — protein MIQYGVGRKPSAGLRCGSALPARETKRKKTQPTGKKHAAEAFLPQACSKRAGFFRQSLAANPPECRRGVFFRVTQHNQRGMEKAVPNFSERQGDGGRALLMTPEPNKETFPALECPQGEDRRAAFLQDAKKPLENPALSGTSVETETELEEDAFYAADDLETMSREGKGPSGAELRPLQEDPDFFSSLSRQEPDVALEAHDVADEPDPALSGAVPATAHRTELGSTNEEHLEFKKALYRTDARSSLDLRNMTVSGSVTWDASALETRAGDGREESTLERLSGLKDSKDARCVKESAFAVEPQVVNTVQVDPEQLESDSEELEGGKAAAETPSPCTGASVGGGEEKYLKNEPKQLEGLSKEHLDKSKRGIQRVDWISRPNKSPSPHYKDINKPTDVATNLPFRGQPVREVPPPLTPTVFRKTLNPVLGKSKSLESSSSHRKGLMVDSDLGEINQLNAAEWTIQKPGLQLGADLAVGKQSWTVNAEDSVERIPLMSLEPAPCSSYDIEMRPYVCSVLLEEQGKEELGPEEDPTVYTCIECSIYFKKKEHLMDHMLQHNRGPGRDQDRDALGGQCQFCCNECGWAFGDPTSLEQHKRLHQESREKIIEEIQKLNEFPDEGREARLQCPKCVFGTNSSKIFVQHAKMHVKERKDQGAKNMNLFGSAGSGEIRDSPVHGIYKHFKPNEHMSLQMQVPPHGSGKGLSTCMLCSFPAPNENILKEHMKYAHSQLSWDTEVYEDDPNQPGTSRDAYSPARPGRFAETDYFGKADRLFPPPHRESASHYEAVHGFALTHPRHEKSNGASKKDYQTSGFHARKAAPYAAPHKNLGLSGFPSAKAYSQFALQQLKKKAAAQHLEGEGDGLRSHPTGLEELRHKWMLANDAGSMEEEISVSTEIDLSENRGVKPVTIPQAALDLKRMFRDTLKATDSSIASEEQQQQLRKMVPIILLEEVNLHPKATKRPRGKPYKKKTTLASREFMMEEPLPLDMLLLDAPLEGPLELDDLLDSDSPMLKNEERKCPYCPDRFHNGIGLANHVRGHLNRVGVSYNVRHFISAEEVKAIEQKFSFQKKKKKGIANFDPSTFSLMRCEFCGAGFDTRAGLSSHARAHLRDFGITNWELTISPINILKELLANSSEHPMLQAAMGAEPSSPSREREAHGFVPRKSMTPMSECSIPRSPLSPFPPSWGDESLQSYRDAVLAPEEEELVAMEVGSPPLPKKSAPAGQLDQPPTRIGTKLSPEPPGNKPEPQDSKTQNLTTCEVCGACFETRKGLSSHARSHLRQLGVAESESSGAPIDLLYELMKQKGKPDGSPMSPTLGKKSGSPKDATTGSPRPTLLALGKAGERPPDGPVNKAIKSPPGFSKNLSQPGSPILKKVPPALSGSPSPKNPEEKSSKLSLSPLQSSPKAQWPQADEEGPLNLTSGSEPVRDIRCEFCGEYFENRKGLSSHARSHLRQMGVTEWYVNGSPIDTLREILKRRTQPRSSASNPTGPGQKAMAKTLLGSMGALEPRGPGEIHIPTLTKKVQQPVSPMGQSPTSSPPPTARKMFPGLSPPSLQKKLKQDQLRVEIKREMMSGGLHGEPHPSDRAWSPREEMSPLNLSSRADPVRDIRCEFCGEYFENRKGLSSHARSHLRQMGVTEWSVNGSPIDTLREILKKKSKPCVIKKEPHTSSIEPPKSIGEEGTDPKGAGKILQGMALPPLGGRTGKPNPGSSTWNREISLSPLSSKPQGGFLTPLSTKRPLQDDRLGPHAEVKHKAYIQTELPFKTKSVHDKPAHTSSEACCELCGLYFENRKALASHARAHLRQFGVTEWCVNGSPIETLSEWIRHRPQKAGAYRSYIQGGRPFTKKFRNSSHARDHDGGSARRMPLSLQAGGVTFLSKGLTGDLAHGDAGKILDGGSSGERPMITSPLSLVKVEEHQRSNINKFERRQARPLDTPLHREEEGAEFQQKMEETRQPPPRMRPVPSLVPRPPQTSLVKFVGNIYTLKCRFCEVEFQGPLSIQEEWVRHLQRHILEMNFSKADPLRGEAPPTPAEPPPLTEAQ, from the exons ATGAGCCTGATCCTGCCCTCTCCGGTGCCGTCCCAGCCACAGCTCACAGGACCGAACTCGG CTCCACGAACGAAGAGCATTTGGAGTTCAAGAAGGCTTTGTACAGAACGGATGCCAGGAGCTCCCTAGACCTGCGAAACATGACGGTGTCCGGCAGCGTGACCTGGGACGCCTCCGCCCTGGAGACGAGAGCGGGCGATGGGAGAGAAGAAAGCACTTTAGAGAGACTCTCTGGCTTGAAGGACTCGAAGGACGCGCGGTGCGTAAAGGAGTCGGCGTTCGCCGTGGAGCCCCAGGTTGTAAATACCGTGCAGGTGGATCCTGAGCAACTGGAGAGCGACTCCGAGGAGCTGGAGGGCGGCAAGGCGGCAGCGGAGACCCCCAGCCCTTGCACTGGGGCATCGGTCGGCGGCGGGGAAGAGAAGTATCTTAAAAATGAACCAAAGCAACTTGAAGGCCTCAGCAAAGAGCACTTAGATAAAAGCAAGAGGGGAATCCAGAGGGTCGACTGGATTTCTAGACCCAACAAAAGCCCAAGTCCTCACTACAAAGACATAAACAAGCCGACAGATGTAGCAACCAACTTGCCCTTTCGGGGACAGCCTGTGCGTGAAGTGCCTCCTCCGCTGACGCCGACGGTGTTCAGAAAAACGCTAAACCCTGTCCTCGGCAAGTCCAAATCCCTGGAGAGCTCCTCATCCCACAGGAAGGGGCTGATGGTTGACTCGGACTTGGGAGAGATCAACCAGCTCAACGCGGCAGAGTGGACAATCCAGAAGCCGGGTCTTCAGCTTGGCGCAGACCTCGCCGTCGGCAAACAGTCCTGGACGGTAAATGCCGAAGACTCGGTGGAGCGGATCCCGTTGATGTCCCTGGAGCCCGCTCCCTGCAGCTCCTACGACATCGAGATGAGGCCCTACGTGTGCAGTGTCTTGTTGGAGGAGCAGGGGAAAGAGGAGCTGGGTCCGGAGGAGGACCCGACGGTGTACACCTGCATCGAGTGCAGCATTTACTtcaagaaaaaggaacatttgaTGGATCACATGCTTCAGCATAATCGTGGACCAGGGAGGGACCAAGACAGAGATGCTTTGGGAGGGCAGTGTCAGTTCTGCTGCAACGAGTGCGGGTGGGCCTTTGGAGACCCCACGTCCTTGGAGCAGCACAAAAGGCTCCACCAAGAATCGAGGGAAAAAATTATCGAAGAGATTCAGAAGTTGAACGAGTTTCCGGACGAAGGCCGGGAAGCCCGGCTGCAGTGCCCCAAGTGCGTCTTCGGCACAAATTCCTCCAAGATTTTTGTCCAGCACGCCAAGATGCACGTCAAGGAGAGGAAGGACCAAGGGGCAAAGAACATGAATCTCTTTGGAAGCGCGGGCAGTGGAGAAATACGGGATAGCCCCGTGCACGGCATCTACAAACACTTCAAACCAAATGAGCACATGTCCCTGCAGATGCAGGTTCCACCTCACGGCAGCGGCAAAGGGCTCAGCACCTGTATGCTCTGCAGCTTCCCGGCCCCCAACGAGAACATCCTCAAGGAGCACATGAAATACGCCCATTCCCAGCTCTCCTGGGACACGGAGGTGTATGAGGATGATCCCAATCAACCAGGAACGAGCAGAGATGCCTACAGCCCGGCCAGGCCAGGCCGGTTTGCAGAGACAGATTATTTTGGCAAAGCAGACCGGCTTTTCCCTCCGCCTCACCGAGAAAGCGCCTCGCATTACGAAGCTGTCCACGGTTTTGCCCTAACTCACCCAAGACACGAGAAAAGCAACGGGGctagtaaaaaggactatcaaaCATCCGGCTTTCATGCCAGGAAGGCAGCTCCGTACGCTGCCCCGCACAAAAACCTGGGGTTGTCTGGTTTTCCCTCTGCTAAAGCTTATTCCCAgtttgctctgcagcagctgaaaaaaaaagcagcagctcagcacctTGAAGGAGAAGGCGATGGTCTCAGGAGCCACCCAACGGGGTTGGAGGAGCTTAGGCACAAGTGGATGTTGGCCAACGACGCTGGGAGCATGGAAGAGGAGATCTCCGTAAGCACAGAAATAGATTTGAGCGAGAACAGAGGTGTCAAACCCGTCACCATCCCTCAAGCTGCCTTGGACCTCAAGAGGATGTTCAGAGACACCTTGAAAGCCACTGACTCTTCGATAgcttcagaggagcagcagcagcagttgcgGAAGATGGTGCCCATCATCCTCCTGGAGGAGGTGAACCTGCACCCCAAGGCGACGAAGCGGCCCCGGGGGAAACCGTACAAGAAGAAAACGACGCTCGCTTCCCGGGAATTCATGATGGAAGAGCCCCTTCCCTTGGATATGCTCCTGTTGGATGCTCCTCTGGAGGGTCCTCTGGAGCTCGATGACCTCTTGGACTCCGACTCGCCCATGCTGAAGAACGAGGAGAGGAAATGTCCCTACTGCCCAGACAGGTTTCACAACGGGATCGGGCTGGCGAACCACGTGCGGGGCCACCTCAACAGGGTGGGGGTGAGCTACAACGTCCGTCACTTCATCTCGGCGGAAGAAGTGAAAGCTAttgagcaaaaattttccttccaaaagaagaagaaaaaaggta TTGCAAACTTCGACCCGAGTACTTTCAGCCTGATGCGATGCGAATTCTGCGGGGCCGGGTTCGACACGCGAGCGGGTCTCTCCAGCCACGCCAGAGCCCACCTGAGAGACTTTGGTATTACCAACTGGGAACTCACCATCTCGCCCATCAACATCCTCAAGGAGCTGTTGGCCAACTCATCGGAGCATCCGATGCTGCAAGCGGCGATGGGAGCGGAGCCCTCGTCCCCAAGCCGAGAGAGGGAAGCTCACGGCTTCGTGCCCCGCAAGAGCATGACCCCCATGTCCGAGTGCAGCATTCCACGGTCTCCTCTGTCCCCGTTCCCCCCGTCCTGGGGAGATGAGTCCCTGCAGTCCTACCGAGACG CAGTCCTGGCTCCGGAAGAGGAAGAACTGGTGGCCATGGAGGTGGGTTCACCCCCTCTCCCGAAAAAAAGTGCTCCCGCCGGGCAGCTGGATCAACCCCCCACCAGGATAGGGACCAAACTCTCTCCTGAGCCTCCCGGGAACAAGCCAGAGCCTCAGGACTCCAAAA ccCAGAACCTTACGACGTGTGAAGTATGCGGCGCCTGCTTCGAAACCCGCAAAGGTTTATCCAGCCATGCCCGTTCTCACCTCCGACAGCTCGGCGTAGCCGAATCGGAGAGCAGCGGGGCTCCCATCGATTTGCTTTACGAACTGATGAAGCAAAAAGGCAAACCCGACGGCAGCCCCATGTCTCCCACCCTCGGCAAAAAATCTGGTTCCCCCAAAGATGCCACCACCGGTTCCCCTCGACCCACGCTCCTGGCGCTCGGCAAGGCCGGCGAGCGCCCGCCGGACGGTCCCGTTAATAAAGCCATCAAATCCCCTCCCGGCTTCTCCAAAAACCTCTCGCAACCGGGATCCCCAATCCTTAAGAAGGTGCCGCCTGCTCTTTCGGGGTCCCCGTCTCCGAAAAACCCCGAGGAGAAGAGCTCCAAGCTCTCGCTGAGCCCTCTGCAGAGCTCCCCGAAAGCGCAGTGGCCGCAGGCGGATGAGGAAGGACCCCTCAATTTAA CCTCGGGGTCGGAGCCGGTGCGAGACATCCGCTGCGAGTTTTGCGGCGAATATTTCGAAAACCGTAAAGGTTTGTCGAGCCACGCTCGATCCCACCTCCGACAAATGGGGGTGACCGAGTGGTACGTCAACGGTTCGCCCATCGACACGCTCCGGGAGATCCTCAAACGGAGAACCCAACCGCGGAGCAGCGCCTCGAATCCCACCGGTCCCGGGCAAAAAGCGATGGCCAAGACCCTCTTGGGCAGCATGGGAGCCTTGGAGCCACGCGGTCCCGGAGAGATTCACATCCCCACCCTCACCAAGAAGGTCCAGCAACCCGTCAGCCCCATGGGGCAATCTCCTACCTCGTCCCCACCTCCCACCGCCCGGAAGATGTTTCCAggcctttctcctccctccttgcaGAAGAAACTCAAACAAGATCAACTGAGGGTGGAAATCAAGCGGGAGATGATGTCGGGAGGACTCCACGGAGAACCTCACCCCTCCGACCGAGCCTGGTCCCCGCGGGAGGAGATGTCTCCCTTGAACCTCT CCTCCCGAGCCGACCCCGTGCGAGACATCCGCTGCGAGTTTTGCGGCGAATATTTCGAAAACCGCAAAGGTTTGTCGAGCCACGCTCGATCTCACCTCCGACAAATGGGGGTGACCGAGTGGTCGGTCAACGGTTCGCCCATCGACACGTTACGGGAGATCCTCAAGAAGAAATCCAAACCCTGCGTTATCAAGAAGGAACCCCACACCTCCAGCATCGAACCCCCAAAATCTATCGGGGAGGAAGGGACGGACCCCAAGGGCGCTGGAAAAATCCTTCAGGGCATGGCCCTGCCTCCCCTGGGCGGGCGGACGGGGAAACCCAACCCCGGCAGTTCCACCTGGAACCGGGAGATCTCGTTGTCACCTCTCAGCAGCAAACCCCAGGGTGGTTTCCTGACGCCGTTATCCACCAAACGACCGTTACAGGACGATCGCTTGGGTCCTCACGCCGAAGTCAAGCACAAGGCGTACATCCAAACCGAGCTGCCCTTCAAAACCAAGTCCGTGCACGACAAACCGGCGCACACGT cCAGCGAAGCTTGCTGCGAGCTGTGCGGCCTCTACTTCGAAAACCGCAAAGCCTTGGCCAGCCACGCGCGGGCGCATCTGCGGCAGTTCGGCGTCACCGAATGGTGCGTGAACGGTTCGCCCATTGAGACCCTCAGCGAATGGATCCGACACCGACCCCAAAAAGCCGGCGCTTACCGGAGCTACATCCAAGGCGGACGACCCTTCACTAAGAAATTCCGAAACTCTTCCCACGCCCGGGATCACGACGGCGGCAGCGCTCGACGGATGCCGCTCAGCCTTCAAGCTGGAGGCGTGACCTTTCTGAGCAAAGGATTGACGGGAGATTTGGCTCACGGTGATGCCGGGAAAATTCTGGATGGGGGAAGCAGCGGTGAGCGGCCCATGATCACCTCCCCCCTCTCGTTGGTGAAGGTGGAGGAACATCAACGCTCGAACATCAACA AGTTTGAGCGGAGGCAGGCGAGACCCCTGGACACCCCCCTCCACCGGGAAGAGGAAGGAGCCGAATTCCAGCAGAAAATGGAGGAGACGCGGCAGCCGCCGCCACGGATGAGGCCGGTGCCGTCCCTGGTCCCTCGCCCGCCACAAACCTCCTTGGTGAAATTCGTGGGGAACATCTACACCCTCAAATGCAG GTTCTGCGAGGTGGAATTCCAAGGTCCCCTCTCCATCCAGGAGGAATGGGTACGGCATCTCCAACGGCACATCCTGGAAATGAATTTCTCCAAAGCGGATCCTTTACGGGGCgaagctccccccacccccgccgaACCCCCCCCCCTCACCGAGGCTCAGTAA